The following proteins are encoded in a genomic region of Lactiplantibacillus plantarum:
- a CDS encoding head maturation protease, ClpP-related, translated as MTKKVMIKGDIVDDQTAGFYQFFGMPAVSPSGVADILNDDDDTDDDDGDDEALEVDIASNGGDVFAASEIYTMLKNYAGNVTVNIQGLAASAASVVAMAGDHINISPTAQIMIHKAWSQPAGNADDLEHEASILNGIDQSIASAYEAKTGMDQADLLQLMANETWLTASDAVDKGFADEIMFTNDQQLQPVNAISHIPPKSAVNKLLNLIYKADKDKTKPSKEENTTNSQSAELRNSKLAILFGKN; from the coding sequence ATGACAAAGAAAGTGATGATTAAAGGCGATATTGTTGATGATCAAACAGCCGGTTTCTATCAGTTCTTTGGAATGCCAGCAGTATCACCTTCGGGCGTTGCTGACATTTTAAATGATGACGATGACACTGACGATGACGACGGTGATGATGAAGCACTTGAAGTTGACATTGCTTCCAATGGCGGCGATGTTTTTGCGGCTAGTGAGATTTACACTATGCTAAAGAATTATGCTGGCAATGTAACAGTTAATATTCAAGGCTTAGCCGCTAGTGCGGCAAGCGTGGTTGCTATGGCTGGCGATCATATCAACATTTCACCAACTGCTCAGATTATGATCCATAAGGCTTGGTCACAACCAGCTGGTAATGCTGACGATCTGGAGCATGAAGCCAGTATTTTAAATGGCATTGATCAATCGATTGCCAGTGCTTATGAAGCTAAAACTGGCATGGATCAAGCTGACTTGCTACAGCTAATGGCAAATGAAACATGGTTAACCGCTAGTGATGCCGTCGATAAAGGCTTCGCTGACGAAATTATGTTTACTAATGATCAACAATTGCAACCGGTGAATGCTATTTCACATATTCCGCCTAAATCTGCAGTTAACAAGCTGCTGAATCTCATTTATAAGGCGGATAAGGATAAAACTAAGCCATCTAAAGAAGAAAATACTACTAATAGTCAATCTGCTGAATTACGAAACAGCAAATTGGCTATTTTATTTGGCAAAAATTAA
- a CDS encoding phage portal protein, giving the protein MPFFEPPTAINNSVSIQSVPVEDDNIVNFLSPTSNNEYVSAKDALENSDIYSAVNQISGDLATIQLIANMPRAQGILNNPSTTANGHTFWQSMYSQLLLGGECFAYRWRNPNGLDLRWEYLRPSQVQTYLLDDGSGLTYTVTFDEPNLGVLQYVPQSDMIHIRWASTDGGMTGNSPLKALSNELQVKSSSNSLTLAALARSISAPGVLSIQHGGLLSEKMKASRSRNFMKQVNKSNGGPVVIDQLEDYKPLEMKADVTKLLSQTDWTSKQIAKVFGIPDSYLNGQGDQQSNIDQIKGMYTNALNRYLQAILAELDNKLNAKITANIRTAVDPLGDSFAATLSGLAKDGTIANNQATWLLQQTGYFPDEMPAAQSGKGGDNDDKESDD; this is encoded by the coding sequence ATGCCTTTTTTTGAACCACCAACGGCAATAAATAATTCAGTTAGTATTCAAAGCGTGCCAGTAGAAGACGATAATATCGTTAATTTTCTGTCGCCAACTAGCAATAATGAGTATGTTAGTGCCAAAGATGCTTTGGAAAATTCAGATATTTATTCAGCGGTTAATCAAATATCTGGAGACTTGGCCACGATACAATTAATAGCCAATATGCCACGAGCACAAGGAATTCTAAACAATCCTAGCACGACAGCTAATGGGCACACGTTTTGGCAGTCTATGTATTCACAATTGTTATTGGGTGGTGAATGTTTTGCATATCGCTGGCGTAATCCTAATGGCTTAGATCTGCGCTGGGAATATTTGCGACCAAGCCAAGTGCAAACCTACTTATTAGATGATGGCAGTGGTTTAACCTATACGGTTACCTTTGATGAGCCTAATTTGGGCGTTCTTCAATATGTACCACAGTCTGACATGATTCATATTCGTTGGGCTAGTACCGATGGCGGTATGACGGGTAACAGTCCATTAAAAGCATTATCGAATGAGTTACAAGTCAAGAGTTCATCTAACAGTTTAACGTTGGCTGCATTAGCGCGTTCAATTAGTGCTCCTGGCGTCCTATCTATTCAGCACGGTGGGCTGCTGAGTGAGAAGATGAAGGCCAGCCGTTCACGTAACTTCATGAAACAGGTGAACAAGTCAAACGGTGGCCCGGTAGTTATTGATCAACTTGAAGATTACAAGCCACTAGAAATGAAAGCAGATGTTACTAAGCTGTTAAGCCAAACAGATTGGACGAGTAAGCAAATCGCTAAAGTCTTTGGCATTCCTGATAGCTATTTGAATGGCCAAGGCGACCAGCAAAGTAATATTGACCAAATTAAAGGCATGTACACGAACGCCCTTAATCGCTATTTACAGGCGATCTTAGCTGAGCTGGATAATAAGCTTAACGCTAAAATCACGGCCAATATACGGACTGCTGTAGATCCATTGGGAGACTCATTTGCAGCTACTCTATCAGGGTTAGCTAAAGATGGCACAATTGCTAATAATCAAGCAACTTGGTTATTACAGCAGACTGGTTATTTCCCAGATGAAATGCCTGCTGCTCAATCGGGAAAAGGAGGTGATAATGATGACAAAGAAAGTGATGATTAA
- a CDS encoding DUF1056 family protein, with product MIFKQFFATIWHYFDVLCFILGMIAGVYAAFLLGQAQGVLAIAVALFLVGWLSEVVTAGQKGGD from the coding sequence ATGATTTTTAAACAATTTTTTGCAACTATCTGGCATTATTTTGATGTACTGTGTTTCATTCTAGGCATGATTGCTGGGGTATATGCAGCCTTTTTATTGGGGCAGGCACAGGGCGTTCTAGCAATTGCTGTAGCTTTGTTTTTAGTTGGCTGGCTTTCGGAAGTCGTAACAGCTGGCCAAAAAGGAGGTGATTAA